The Alosa sapidissima isolate fAloSap1 chromosome 12, fAloSap1.pri, whole genome shotgun sequence nucleotide sequence TTGTTGCTACTTACTGGTCCGTGGTATTCGTATACGTTTCTTTGTCGAATTTCTCAGCGTCGGAGTGGATAATTGTCTTCTATTCCACAAATATCCGAGACATAATTTAAATCCATCTAGAACTTTTTAGAAATACGTTTCTAGAGTAGGCTACCTATTAGTTCGATAGTACTTCTCCAAAACTGCACAGTCCTTCCACTAACTTCGCGAATTTTTCCTCATTGCTGTAGTAGTCTATCTAGCAACTAAATGAGCTCCTCCTACTCTACTCTTGATGTGTCCAATCAAGGAAGAgtgctggaatcaaagcacccTGCCCATACCGatcatgtttttaaaaagagcTATATTCAAACGACAACTTGCACACATTGGGAAATTTGAATTAATTTGCCAGTCCGATGATGTCTGAGTCTGCCAGGTTGACAGTGTgtgggctatagcctatttcatTGTTAAGGGTTTAACATCTAATTTTCTTTTCATTAAAACACCTTTCAAACGTGTTTTAAAAGTGCAAAAGAACCTTGAAATTTCTAGTAGCCTAAAACCCAAACAATGTGGGCGCAGGTTAGGCTACACACCACACCATAGCCtacctgtaggcctacagtaggtctATACCGTTTTCTATCCTGTCAATAGGCTTACCAGTAGACTAAAAACGTATAGCCTGACATTCTTTTGTAAGCCATTATTGCAGTATATGATATTAGTGGCATAATAAAGTACAACTCCTAGTTAACTCAATATGATATAGCACCATCTGGTGTTGACATGATCAAGAAAAAGGAAATAAAAGATGACAGAATATTCATATTAAGcatataattataataataattgaattcAAAATTGACCCAAGGTAAGAATGCTTTCTCATATAGTAGTCTATATTTGTGACATTGTGTCTCCAGTGTGTTCATAACATTTACAGAGCtcatttgtttaataataaacaCAGAATTGATGATGATGTGATGCAGGCTCCTTTTACAGCCAGTTGTGTCATGGTCACGGAGCAGGTCTTTTTCACTTCCATTTCTTTGGCTGTGAGTTTGGCCTCCAGGTCCTCCTCATCCCTGtgtgatcccttatcatacctctCCAATTGAACGCCCTTGctttcctccacctccaccgtcTTGTTGTTGAGCCGATGGTCCCAGTCCCTCAGCCGGGTGGACAGTTTCTTTGTCTCGGCCATCTCTGTCTCAACGGCAACCTGGAGTTCTGCATGCACACCTCAGATTTCCGGCAGCTCCTCAGCCAGCCGGTTTGCGCTCCTCTACCACCCTCTGCTGGTAAGAGTTTCTTTTTTACCATGacatttggttacactttacttgacagtatcgacatataGTTAGGGAAAGTTAGACTTTTTTTCCGCCAATCTGCAAAAAATTTCttaccaatagctttttttactatgtgttcctataggtgtctagtaacacctcccaatttatccatggccaaatcctcggggaaacacctggagagcccatcaagtttggggtgcccagagggactgggcgaaaataatgaaaacattttgttgacaaaacatattgatgtcaatggtgcattttgcccatgttcagggtggaaagtgaaaaagaaagatttgcataagacaagtcaaattggtgtttttaaaaagaaaagatcatggagaataaagaaaaaaatattaaaaacatctttgtatattcccacaaggtgttctgaaaatgagaaccaaaatgattttttagacttctaaggtctgctgttcagaccctgaaggaatttattttctgttcattgctttttgtgagagtgtttctacttatctcagtaaggaaaataaatcaagagcctatgttgagtacaaatatgtcttctgaaggcttaaacagagcccagccaaaaactccaataaaatttgtatcaactttgagggacagctatgaccatgcaggattatccagaccaaacgtgacgattttgctacatactattcctatttatgtaccagcatgcaaaatttgagcctcctacatggtttagttcttgcgctgtgggcttgtgaactttgacaaaaaaaagagccagaacaaaatcgacaccccctccccctgtaaaactggctgtatcttggaaagtattgatcttacataagagtaattttacagtgtgtctcctgggtaacataggtacacctggtaattttttcagaattttttgagacctaagtgcgtggaccctggttgaattgacgtggaatgacccatgaGGATTAACTGAgttaatatttttgtaaatattttattatatcttTTCAAGGGCCAACACTGAAGAAATAACACTTTACTACAATGTAAAGTAGAGAGTGTACAGCTTGTATAACAGTGTACATGTGCTGTCCCCTCAAAATAACtcaacacacagccattaatgtctaaaccgCTGGCACcaaaagtgagtacacccctaagtgaaaatgtccaaattgTGCCTAAAGTGTTAATATTGTGTGTGGCCACCATTATTTTCCAGCAGTGCCTTAACCCTCTTGGCCATGGAATTCACCAGAGCTTCACAGGTTGCCACTGGAATCCTCTTACACTCCATAGCGACATCATGGAGCTGGTGGATGTTAGAGACCTTGCACTCCCCCACCTTCAATTTGAGGATGCcccacagatgctcaatagggTTTAGGTCTGGAATAATGCTTGGCCAGTCCATCACCTTTACCCTCAGCTTCTTTAGCGAGGCAGTGGTCGTCTTggaggtgtgttttttttatggtcGTCATCATTCTGGAATACTGCCCTACGGCCCAGTTTCCGAGGGAGGGGATCATGTTCTGCTTCAGTATGTCACAGTACATGTTGTCATTCATGGTTCCCTCAATGAACTGTAGCTCCCCAGTGCAGCACTAATGCAGCCCCAGACCATGACACTCCCACCACCATTCTTGACTGTAGGCAAGACACACTTGTCTTTGTACTCCTCACTTGGTTCCcgccacacacacttgacaccaTCTGAATCAAATAAGTTTATcttggtctcatcagaccacAGAACATGGTTACAGTTATCCATGTCCTTAGTCTCCTTGTCTTCAGCAAACTGTTTGCGGGCTTTCTTGTGCATCATCTTTAGAAGAGGCTTCCTTCTGGGACGACAGCCATGCAGACCAATTTGATGCAGTGTGCGGTGTATGATCTGAGCACTGACAGGCTGACCCCCACCCCTTCAACCTCTGCAGCAATGCTGGCATCACTCATATGTCTATTTTCCAAAGACAACAGCTGGATATGACCCTGAGCATGTGCACTCAACTTCTTTGGTCGGCCATGGCGAGGCCTGTTCTGAGTGGAACCTGTCCTGTTAAACCGCTGTATGGTCTTGGCCACCGTGCTGCAGCTCAGCTTCAGGGTGTTGGCAATCTTCTTATATCCTAGCCATCTTTATGTAGaacaacaattatttttttcagaaccTCAGAGAGTTCTTTGCCATGAGGTGCCATGTTGAATTTCCAGTGACCagtatgagagtgtgagagcGATAACACCACATTTAACACACCTGCTCCCCATTCACACCTGAGAACTTCTCACATGACACCGGGGAGGGAAAATGGCTAATTGGGCCcaatttggacattttcactttcacttcaggGGTGTACTCACAAGTggtttagacattaatggctgCTTGTTGTGTTATTTTGAGGGCACAGTAAATGTACACTGTTATACAAGCTGTACACTGACTACTTTAAATTCTAGCAAAGCGTCATCTCTTCAGTGTTGTCCCATGAAAAGATATAATAacatatttacaaaaatattaactcagttaatcctcatgagttttacattttgttgatCACAGTCCACTCTCCGcattggactctctctctctctctctcacacacactcacacactttgcaTGTAAGACACTGGTACTATAATCACAGATAGTTTTGTctcaacatggtgtgtgtgagaaaggacattttacatgtgtgtatatttgtgcgtgtgtgtgtgtgtgtgtgagagagagagagagaaagagacagagagagacagtatcaGTGAaggtgtgaactttatttgtaagtgtgtgcatatgcgtttgtgtgggtgggtggttgtgaatgtgtttgtgagagagtcaaTTTGCATAGATGTGTGGGtttgtggttgtgaatgtgtttgtgagagagtcaatgtgcataaatgtgtgtgtgtgtgtgtgtgagagagagagatagatagagagagaaaagagtgtccAACGTTGAGGGTGGACAGTGAGCAACATGTAAAACTCATGAGGACAACATTACTCGTGTCAAGCCTTAGAAACTAAATCCGACTACAGGAGGTGCAGCATAGCACTCTCTGCGGGCATATCTCCAGACCAGAGATTGGCTACTGCTACAAAATCCATCACTAGATCCTAGAGTGTGGATAGAAACAAGGAGAACATGATTATGCACCAGTCACACCAGATCCCATTGCACCAGACTACCTTCTGAAGTTTGTCAGCTGCAACTGTGCAGGCGTCTGTGACACTCTCAGGTGCTGCTGTAAAAAGCAAGGAGTCAAgtgtatttctgcttgttgGAACTGTCATGGTAACTCTTGCCAGAACATCCCTCTGGGCACCCCAAACTTGATAGGCTCTCCAGGTGTTTCCCCGAGGATTTGGCCGTGGATAAATTGGGAGGTGTTACTAGACACCTATAGGAACACATAGTAAAAAAAGCTATCGGTAAGAATTTTTTTTGCAGATGGCAGAAAAAAAGTCTAACTTTCCCTAactaagagtgacatgacactgtcatgaacgtgtcataaacaagtcataaacgtttatgacacaacgcttctgttattaagtgacattcggtttttgtcataacaagttagggttaggattatggttagggttaggattcatgtgtcatgacagtgtcatgtcactcttatgtcgatactgtcaagtaaagtgtgacAGGATATTTTCACACCCTGAGGCTTTTTCATAGGAGAGACAGTGGAAGAGGCAGGTTGGTCAGCAGAGAGGCAGACTCCACTACTGTGTTCTCCTGTGTACTCCTGTACTCCTGTGTACTCctcactcgcttcctgtcgATCTCCGCTGTCCtatctaattaaaggcataaaaagcccaaaaaatatacttaaaaaaaaaagacactcaTTAAATTCCTACCTCTACAAGTCTTTTCCTCTGACCTTGTTGAAGACACTTTGTGGTGTTTCATCCTCATCTTCAGAGGGACAGACTGCTGTCTTGCTGTCTTCAAGCCCCCTTGACCTGGAGTCTTCTCTGCCTGTTTGTTCAAGTCTCCATCCTGCAGACCTGAGAAAGACAAGATGTCACTTTTTTCACCATACATTTATTTCAAAGAACAAAAACgaacaaatatattttaaagCGTTGAACAGTTTATGATACCTTATCATGGCAGGCTCGCCTTACACCCTGTGGCTTCTTCCAAACATGGTGACTCTGGCATGTGACCAGAAGAGGCAGGCTGCACTCCCTCTGTCCTCCACCTCAAGGGCCTTAATCAGACCATCACTGGAGGCCTTCCCTACCTGTTCCACTCCAAAATCCTCCACAGAGACCACCTATGAATAGAGTACTGCTGGTCATTTTAGAGGCATTTGATTCTTTGATCTTTTGTACAAAATTAACAGCGAAATGCATCTGAAAAAAAGATGAGATTCTTGCCACCTTATCAATAGAGGATTTATTCTCATGCTGTGTGGTCTTTCCACAGCATAATGGCTCGGTGGGGTAGAGGAGGCCGGTCCAAATGACGTAAAAGGAGGTGGGGGACCACAGGTAGTGGAtattcttcctcctccctcaccAAATCTTTCTGCACTTGAGAGACCTGCCAGTAAAGTACATGTTGCATGGGAGGACTTGTGACCTTATGTTAAACAATGTACATTACACCATACAATAGTTTACAGGATGTTCGCATACCTTGGAATTACAGGGAAacttcatatactgtatgttttcccTAATGGAATGGCGGGTGGGCTGAGGAGGCAacatcttccatagcctacctttaggcaaagtccttttaggcaagtccctccactcggcggccatttgacaacgctttttgggcactcgtcaggcatccatttcggcagaaatgcgcgtgcgcaaggcttcacgacaccaatcttgctccagcggcgagatcacaacacattggcacgatgtcttcacaacacaccatattattggctcaatgtattcacatcacaccacatgattggctcaactattcacatgtcgacgttttgccgaggaaggggtgggatatgtgtagaccagtggttcttaactggtctggctttgggacccacaatttcccatgttaaTTTAGTCGcggcccatttttttttttttttagtgttcaAGCCAACAGATAAGGtgagctaggctactgtacatgGACACGCAAagtgcctataggcctacttgtttagaacatgctgatgtttggcattacatttgtgaagtcttcagGATATAAGATAGTACTGTAGATCTGACAAAGTAGCACTTAAAATGggtgattatttatttttttacccaCAAGCTCCACGTACGACCCACCCAGAATGGTtccgcgacccacttttgggtcccgacccaccagttaagaaacactggtgtagacaacggccatattggcgtgacaaactagccctatgcatttctatggagtattttttgagtgctgtgtctccacattagaaagtctctgctttaGGCCATACCTGGGTTGTTGAGGGATTTGACCGGAACTGGATAACAACAGAAGGGTCTGGTATATTACTGTTGGCCTTATCATAATCATGAACCACAGTCAGTCACTAATTCCGACTATACATCGAAACGACCACCTTTCTCAACTTCTGAATCAATTTCCTTTGTTATTAcaaactacatttcccatgaagACGAGCAGACTTGACAGGAAGCCCCCATACTACTCCGGTTCCTGTGGCCGGCGTCAAGGGCACAGTGAAGTTATTACACGTGTGGACGTAAGGGtagtgctcgtgtgtgtgtcaaattttAACATGGACGGCTTTGGATCAGATTTTTCATCTGGTGCTGGTTCTGGTAAAATGGATACCGGTACCATTATGGAACAAGTGAAAGTACAGATTGCAGTGGCTAATGCACAAGAGCTCTTGCAGGTAATGTACCCATCTAGCTAGCTTGAATTAGCTTTCCTTTACAGTGCATAACTAGCCTGCTATTTCAAAACTAACGTTATATAGCATTCTGAGCTACACAGATTACATACATGAAGTCCAAGTTATAACTGGTCGTTTTGATGTATGGTCGGAATTAGTGACTGGCTGATTAATTCACAGAACTTAATTTTGTTTGAAGCCAGCaccgttagctagctagctgagttGCTAGCTGTTATTGACATGCTAGCTGACATTGGGTTACATTGTGTTCATTATGTTACATTGTGTTCTGGATTGCTACTACTATTGTGTCTACGTAGCCTACAGTAACGCTACTGTGCCGCGACTTGATAGGTGTTTATGCAAGATCATTGAATGTTATCGGGTAATAGGAATTATTAGAATGGCTATCGTTCTCAAGTCAGTGAGGAGTACTACTTGCACCTGGGCAGGCGTACACCTGAGTTTCAGAAATGTCTAATGTCACACATGCTGTAAACTGAGGAGACTGAAGAATCTATGCTACAAATGACGTTGAtggttgacatttttttttatattccaGAGAATGACAGACAAGTGCTTCAAGAAATGCATAGGCAAACCTGGTGGGACTTTGGATAATTCAGAACAGGTAATGTTACAATACATTTCTGTAAAGTTAAAAGATGTATTATGTTCTCATAGCTAGAAAAGACCCATCCTTTTCTATTATTATGTATTATCTTGcaaactcacacagcctttAAATGAATCGATTTCCATTTGGCCCATGATTGTTCCA carries:
- the timm13 gene encoding mitochondrial import inner membrane translocase subunit Tim13, which gives rise to MDGFGSDFSSGAGSGKMDTGTIMEQVKVQIAVANAQELLQRMTDKCFKKCIGKPGGTLDNSEQKCIAMCMDRYMDAWNTVSRTYNSRLQKERARM